CTGGACAAAATGGACAACAGTATGCCAGTTCACTTCTCTGactctttttgtgtttcaaattGTCATTTGTCTTTCATATAAATCAACCAACACATCTTTTCTGCTAGAGTGCTTTTATAAGTCTACTTACTGCAGCTAGAAATGGAGGTGTTTGGATTTACTGAGAAACAGCTTCATAAAATTATCATCTGCAGGGTCATAGATAagaaggaggtggaggtcaTACGTCTGATACAGGCACTGATGCCTTCTGACCCTGTTTTCACTAATCACAgtatatttttagcattttaatgcAGACTACACAACTATATTCTGTTGTCGACTGTCTTCTCACTGCTTCAAACCAGTTTCATTCCTCAGCTGTTAATGCACTGAACATCTACACTGTGCTTTAGATTAAAAAGCTCCAGCAGGATGGGCTATAACAGGGAGTGGGTAATGGTTACAAGTCTACCAATAGTGTTTTGAATACATGTTTAATTTCAGtaactgatttttaaatattatatatatttaaatatagatTAAATATTCAGAGAAAACCTCTTGAACTCATTgtccaacagaattaattaccacaaGTGTTGCTTTAAGTAAAAGATGTGAGTACTTTCCCTCCCCTGCCCTGATGTTCAGTTTCCTCTGcaaatcttgttttctttcacagagAATTAGCTCAGCCTGTTTATCctgttgtttcctttgtttATATAAACCAGAGCCGAGGCAGAACTGTTCCGCCTTGTTTTGATCTTCTGTTCCACTGCGCAGTGAATAAAACTCCTCTGAACCAGCCACACAACTGGACCAAAGGATTTACTCTTCAACACCTGCCTTATATGTTACCTGTGGGCTAGTTCGCTCAACATCTGTGGCTATAAGATGCCGACAGAGATGTTAGTATAATCCTTGGAATCCATGTTGCTGTTGCCCAGCAGCAGTGTTCTCATGATTTAACCTCTTGAACATCAAGCAGATACAACCTCCCTTGTCATAACCATGTGCTCACAAATCACTGGGAAACAATTTTCGTGAACAAAATATACTTTAGAAAACACATGAGCTCAAAATAATTTCTTCAGAGAAAATCATGAATTTACTCTCAGTCCAGTGACCAGCCTGGAGCTCAACATGGTGTTCTACCTCCTCTTTAAATTAGGCACAAGCATGAAATTCTCCTGGTTGAATCATCAGGACAATCACTGAGTATtggatttaaataaaaaagctgTTGTGTAGATTAATTACAACAAACCTCTGTTGGCTCCTCTCAGACCAGTTGTCTAGTTTAGGATCTAACAGCTGTTGTGTCTTTATCGTAATCATAATCTCCAAAACAcctaaaatacaaaaagaacagaatacatttaaaaacacagctattttacagtaataatatttttatgatGTTATGTTCAGCATTACTAAACTGATCATTTACCTTAAAGGTCATCTGTTAGGTGCTGCAGAGGAACACGTCACTGTGGAAGTCCAGTGTCCAAAGTCTGATGTTTCTTTGACTTTTTATGATGTGAGTTAAACAGCAGAAAGTGGCAGAGTCACATCTGTTCAGTCTAGAAAACAGGAcatcagattttcttttatttatttgcaagTTAATCCTTCATTACAAGACAGTAATGAACTCAGTAATGATCCAGCACGTCTTTGAATCACAGCTAATGTTAAAATCTGTCAGTGACAGTGTAGTTGTCAGTTGTTAGCTGCATGCAGGGAACATGAGACATACTAAAGGAAATAATACACTGAGAACTGAAATTTGATAAAAattttgtaaaacaataaatacaccCAAATGATTCTTCTTTTTACACCAGGAGAAAATACTGAATTCTAACTAGACGTTAAACAtttcagagaaagacagagacacttATAATACTGACATGAAACCACACAGCTTTGTTAATGTCACTATAAAGAATCACATtatcactgacacacaacatATAGACAGAATTAAACGAACAGCCCAGTGTGTTCAGCAGCTTacctcagtctgactctgataTAAAGAAGTCCTGCTTCAGTTCACTCCTTTATCCAGCCTGCGGTTCACATATTCGGGTGTGACTTCACTTTGTGCAGAGATTGGCTTTAGTTAATGAATGATATCAATAAAGAAATGGACAGATAATCTGTGATAGAGGCAGTAGATGGACTAACTGTGATTTGAACACATTATAAACATGCAGTGAGTTTTTatgataattaaattaattaaaatgtttaagtTTCAGAAGAACAAGTCTGCAGTTAACTAACTGCACTTTGACGGTATTGTCAGTGcgttaatctctctctcttccttatCTCTGAAAGATAAGAGTATGTTTTATGACCACAGGGCTGAGGTAAACAGGAGCAGAAACCAGATCAATGACCCAGAAATCTCACTCTGCAGACTTGAAAGTGAAAGCAGTGGTGAAATTGTTGCATCGTCCACATCCCCACTGATAACTGAAGCAAAATTAAAGTTAGTTGACTGTCCATAGTCCACAGTTATATCCACAGATATCTGTTATTaactgataaagaaaacaacGAACAGCCAACCAACTTTTTGTGATTTAAAGTTGTGCTAATGACACAATCAGACTTTATTCAGATCATATAAAATATCTGGAATTTAGGTTGAGAACCAGCTGACTAAACTCTCTGACGGTATGTGACGTagttaaaaccagctccacctgcagcagctacagtaacCTGCTACTGAAGCATCAATGACTCAGGATCAATGATctgatcagagatcagtcaCAGTACATTTACTGCTGATACTTGAACAGTTAAAGTATCCTCAGCTTCGTGAGGTCACAGCTTAATGCAGTTATTGGAGGAAAGGGTTACTGAACCAAATATCAAATGTTATTTAAGTCACTTTGAGAGGATTGATTCCTTTACTGTCGCTCAAATTCTGACCTCTAGGCTCATATTCATCTTTTGAGTGTAAAGTCAAAAGTCGTCAGTGTTGTTCCAAAAGGAGGGTTCAGGAGAGTTATATGTCTCAGGAAGAGGCAGTTTATTGATGCTTGATGTATcatgaaaaagagagatgaacaATGAAGAACAAAGTTAACACTGTGTAataccacactgcaaaaaataccataaaaaaaTCACTGACAATCTGGCAATGAGGTTGCCAGAAAAGATGTTAAAATATGGTACAATATAACATTCAAAAACTGTAGACTGACAGTTACTGGTTGtcatacaaatacagtatataattgTCATTTTACAATTAGAGCCGTGCTCTACAAGGAAGTTATCATTTAATAAAATTTGCTGAAGATATCACACGTAAAATAGAAACTACCTTTAAATGACAGACATATGATGTTAAGTTAGTTTATCACCTTAGAAATAACACAAAAccataaatatattatttgtatatattattatatattttttgtaatttaaaaaaataaaactcatgaTAACATGATAAAATCACTGTAGTACAGAAATGGTAGTAAAGTTAAAATAGAATGCCTGTTGTAACGTGGTAAAAGGCCTTTGTCTAACAGAAATGACCAGTTAAACCATGGTATATTTTGGTTGCTTTTCTACAAGGACTTTGTTTGGGATTTAATAATAAATTTATAGCAATATATATATCATACAAATAGCAACCTAAATCCAAATAACGTTATTCAGCAAAGCACAAATAATATGATGGAAAGATACTAactctactctactctactctacttTCTCATTAATATTCGAGACGGTAACTTCACTCTGTGATTGACACATCAATCTGAACTGCCTTATATCTATGAGCAGATTCATGTTCATGATCACTTCACTCATGGTATCAAATACTTCACAATAGTAACTGTAAACCAAAAACACTGTAGAAACCATGTAATGAACTCTAACAGTACTGAGTAACATCtacaatgatttaaaacagactGATTTAAAGACCTAAAAATGGCAAAACTCCTCCACAGTCCTCCAATATCCTGAATGAAGacatgaaatgtaataaaatagaGTTAACTGAACTtgcttttttacattttatgtgttAAATAAGAAAAGATTCGCAGTTTTTTCAGTAATGAGGCCccaggattttaaaaagaaattattttgaattaaacaaaaaaagccaTCTTCATTACAAATACCAAAAACATGGACATCATGGAAGTAGATCtctgctgtcctcctcctcctcctcctccttcttcgtcaggtgtcactttttaaactgtaaatagAAGACAGACTGATAAATGTTAACTGCGAATCAGAAAGCAGACTGTAACAGCTTACTGTAGTGTAAGctgttttatattaaatgtcATGTTACCTTTCCATTGACGAAGCTGAGGACTTTTATCCTGTGTGGATCATTCTGGTTTTTGTAGCCCTCCTTGTTGATCCAATCAGTAATGGTGCTGAGATGGTCATTTGTCATGACACCTTTGTCTTTGAGTAACTCGGACCATGTGTGTACCATATTGTTACAAGACTGTTTAAACTTTCGATCAAAAGCTTTACTCTCAGGGTTGTTTGTAAAGTCAGACTTGAGTATGGGCATTGAACCTAAAATGGTCTCTTTGAAGGTGCCTACAACATCACCCTGGCTTATTGTTTTAGCCAGTGACTCTCTgaattttggattttttgtACTAAGACAAAGACGATGCATTTTTGCTGGCACATAAACAGTTGGAAGATTATAGCCATGAGATGTCTTCACATAAGGAATCAGATTAGGATCCAGAGGACATGAGTTTGTTCCTACTTCAAGGAAGGCTCCAGCTAATTTGCTATTCTGGTCCAGTTTTCCAGCTTGCATTATACTAGACACTGGTGGTTGGTGATCTGCATTGACGACTTGTCCAATACCAggattattatttctattttttatggCATCTTTGTATAAGCACACTTCTCCAACCAGGTTGTCGAGTATCCTTTGGCGTTCTTCTTTggtaatttgtatttttctttgtccAGCTCCCTCTGCCATGTAccagtctcctcctctgattgCATCTGTCCACTCTTTGCGTTTGACGAAAGGCTCCCATTGGCCCGGGTGTTCCAGGAGAGTGTCGACCTCTAAAGATTGGAGGCTGCCTGCTTTCAAGGTGATCTCTTCATTACCAGCCTCTGGTTTCAAGCCTCGTGCGAAAGCCTTAAACAGACAGCTCTTGCCTTGGCTGGTTACAGTCACTATCTGATTATTGATGCACACATCGTAATGGCCGTCTGGGTATTGGGAACTCTTTGGTCTGTAGATCAGTGtcacagtttgactgacaggttTAGAGCTTGGACTCAGCTCCTGCATCTTGGTAAGTTTGCCATGGCTGTCCTCTGTTAGGATGACAACCTTACTGCCAGTGGCTTCTGACAGGACTCTGATATCGAGAATGGTGCCAGCCGTCATGTTGTTCCTGATCTTTTCAGCATGTGACCGTGAGTATTCACCTGATCCACTTGACTTCTGCTTTATTGACATGTATGCAATGtatctgttgttttgtccagCTCTGAGTTTTTCCTTTGTTCTCTCAGTGTTTAAGCCAGTTCTTACATATTGGcttatttttccatttacatAACCTTGGGCAAGAGAAACAATGTGACTGGAGAATATTTGGTGAAACACTTCTGTCAAAGTGTCAGCTAATGAGGCACTGATGGTGTCGACTAAATGCTGCTTGAATTCTTCCAGCATCTTAGTTTCTGACTCAGACAGCTCATTTCGCTTCACTTCCTCTGAggaacattttttcttttgaaatttgTTAAGCTCTTCACCAAAGTCTGAGAAAAACCTGTTTGAGAGACTGGACACTGTTATCAAGGCATGTCCGCCCAGTAACCCCATGTGGGTGGCTTGGATGGCTGTCAGAATCATACGTACTTCTgcatgtttttcatctttaagctctgatttaacttttttaatCACTGTGGAGATGGATGCGTTGAGCTTGTGCTGCCAGCTGAGGTCAGTGTAGAATTGCTTTATTGCTGTGTTGCTCAATTGTCTGAAAATATCCAGAAGTGTGGCCTTATTTCTCTCATGCTGCAGAAGATCAGAACATTGTTGTTTATCCTCAAGGTGTGAGAGTATAATGGAGTCTACTAATGCATCCAAAGGCTCTTTTTCCATGTTGGACTTCACATTATCCACAACTCTCGTTTTCACCTTATCTTTAACACCATTTAGTATTGCAGTCATTACAGCCTCTTCTGCCTTCCCAAATCCATACATAATACATTCTTGTACAATTTTTTTCCTAATGTATTTCTCTGCTCCCTTAAAAACTGCCTTGGTAACAACACTAAGTCCATCTTTAGCTTGACTGTAGAGAAACTTTGGCATTGACTTCAGATTTCCAAATCCCTTTATCATTACTTTAGATAATTTGGTACCCTTTGCAATCAGCTTTCCAACTCCAAACCCAATGAGAGATAGACTAATAGAAATGGCTTTTTCTATAGCCCATGATTTCCAACTGAATTCTCCTGTCACCATGGACGTGATGGCAGAGATGCAGTCTGATATTCCTTCTGCGATCAGCCCAAAGCCGACCTGAGCTAATATTCCAACTGTACATACAGTGAGCACTGCTCCTCCGACAATCTGCAGAACTCCGAGACCGAGCACCACCAGAGCTCCCCATGGGAAACGATACTTCTCTTCCACAGAAAAGACATATACCAGACCTTGATGGTACAGATTGTCAGCCTCTGCTTGGAGATCGTCATCAGCACTTGACACCAGAGAGAACAGGTGTGATTGATTCACTGTTGCAtcctctttcttgtcttttatcACCTGCAGCTTTTCAATAGCCTCACTAATGTTTTTGTCGAAGTAACTTAACATGGTGCACCTGGTTGTTAACTGCTTTTCAAGGCTGGTTGGGTTACTGTTGGCTGAGTCAGCACAGGACATTTTCACAAATTGCAGGCAGACCATGCATTCCTCACTGAGGTACTTCAGAGATTCCTGTGCTTTCCTGAGATCATCTGTGGCTTTAGTGAGGTAATTCTCCTTCATCTGCTTTATAGTGCAGTATGCATGATTGTAAAAAGCTATGGCTGCCCAACTTCCATCTTGTCCCATAGCTTTTTCAAACAGCTTTGTGCTGACATCCCATTGTTTTTCCTCCAGAGCGATATTTCCAAACTTGATGTAGTGGTAAATGCTAGAACACGGTGAAGTCTGACTTTGAGACTGAGTTTTTGCCTGAGACAAATCAGCTTTCAAGCTCTCCTGTAGTTCATTTCTTTTCAACAGGTTGATTTCTTCTGATTTAGTTTGCAACCAAATCCCCCAGAACTCATTCATGATGGCGACAACAGCTCTTTGCTCATCTCCATCTGTGTTCCTGTAAATGTCCTGAAGGGTCTCGCAGTACTCTGAGAACAGGTCCTCCCGCAGTTTCATCTCAGTGATATCGTTCATCGTGTCCTGTATCCTTTCTGCTGCAAGTCTGTcccttgttttctttgcctcATCCAGAGATGACACTGTCCTGAAGGACTCCTGCAGATGATCAGTGGTCATGATTACCTGTGCAGATCCAGGTTTACCTTTGCGTGCTGTACGACCAAATGCCTGGAGTTCCACTCTTGTGTTATcagaaaggaaggagaggatcACAAATAATCCTCCATTGTTGTTCACCTGTTCAGAGACTTTTATGTCTGTGCCACGTCCAGCCAGGTTTGTGGCAACAATGACGTCACCAGGATCCAGTGTCGTAtctattttgtctttgtcactgcGACTGTAGAGAAAGATTTTACCTGGGATGATGCTCTTCAGCTCTTCATAGAGCTCTTCAGCTGTGTTGATAGTTTCACAGATCACCAAGGCTGCTCTTCCCTCTCTGTAAGAATTTTGGGAAATTTGAGCCTTAACCACACgttttatttcagatttccACTCCTCAGTTGAAGTCTTCAGAGAACCTGTGACCTCAAATAACTTCTTCCTGTTGAAAGTTGGCATTTTGCAGGCTGAGAGGTCTGGATAAAGTTCCTGCAAATACAGCATGTCTGTTTCACTCCCAAGTGTCCCTGTTGTTCCATATATTTTCCCATGGTATTTTTCAAAGAAGGAAATGTTAGAGATGTAGTTTGTCACTGTTGAAACTGTGCTCAGTTTGATTTGGTGTTTAATCTCAACAAACTGTTGTAGACCATCACCCCATTTCTTACTCAGTTCTACCATACCAGTGGATCTGAAGTCCACTGGACAGACACTGTCATTCTCTATAACATACTCCCGTCCTTGCCTCAGTCCCTTTGCCAGAAAGGCATTTTGAACCCACACTGACAGTTTCTTCTCTATCAGATTTCTCAGGAATCCAGGGatgctgattttgtttttattgtttgtgcaTGGGGTGTACTGAATCCTCTCTGAGATTAATTCTGCAATGGGTTTGATAAGAGTTTCCTCAGAACAGTAGAGAGGACAACACAAACCTTCCTCCAAAACAAGAAATGTGAGATCAGGAGTGTCCTGTTTGTTATATGGGCTGGCTTTTTTAAGACAGAGCAGTCCATTTTCATCTAAAGTGTATACAGTAAAACCATAGGGGACATAGTCCTCGATTTCATGGAAAAAATTTACCATCGCATCTTGActcacagttttcagtttctttagAAGTTCATCTTTAAATTCATCTTTAAGTTCATCTTTAAGTTCATCTTTAAGTTCATCTTTTCCGCTTTTGCAGAAATCCTCGGTAAATCCTTCTGGCACAATCTTTGATTCTTCAGCAATACACAAAATATCTATGGGGTCATTAATTTCTTCTGTGTCAATTGAGTCAAATATAGCCTTGAAGAATGAAGCAGGGGGACCCTGGACAAATGTCTGGTATCCTGTTGACAGGAAGCCATACTGGCTGACATGGCTCCAGATCATGACCAGAATAACATTCAGGTGCTGCATGGAGACCATGGGACTGGAGAGATAAGTCATCTGTACTCCCTGATCCAGCATCAGTGAGTCCACTTCGTCAATGATGATGCACTGAAAGCTGCGATCAGTCCTCACATCCTTCATCTCAAATATCTGGCGAAGGTGATCTGCAGCGAAGGCTTCGATTGTTCCGTAGACCACGTCCTTCTGGTAGCATTGTTTTCTATCTTTATCatcagttttatctgtgtttgtgtcgacTGTGATGCCAAAGTATTTGTAAAATTCACTCCATTCTTTTACATCTCTTTCACATAACAGAGAAGAGCTTGACACCACATCCACTTTTTCACCCCTTAATGCACG
The DNA window shown above is from Lates calcarifer isolate ASB-BC8 linkage group LG4, TLL_Latcal_v3, whole genome shotgun sequence and carries:
- the LOC108892299 gene encoding uncharacterized protein LOC108892299 — protein: MWRKLEEGYVGLNWVTCCKCRKDLGSGQPLVSFPISHKTINGQNVAVYKGEIYKPVGSRLFHCKDCFYKPIRENMRREEEKREEERKKEQDRKMKEEQQRAQEAEEKRRREELNQRLEESYQRAQEQLENQLSGNISEKHESKQQVLISHLKELEINCDSDTEELLEILSSKCSIPVPNLSSTELTADQLGNILSALDKLLFDEWISALPSHNTLQHSQVFITELCVLSLEISEGLSLQGISNHLQYLVESISQSASNVSESFLLTQALYLNLMHFFTDHSTCDSNAVLIAKQWAEGDLSTEDLFLIDFLCTLTSSLQNMVGGSSVFILKMEIQCLKLLLFTLTHLNGKERPSESTERILRLVQTNQWTPTEALTLLRALSEKYEEDAPITEVLTMVQVYDISPDWTDDSGLSLIQALDISGPERFQHDFQKTLREQDERSLDSALTEFKIFSNLDDSVVDMLKNITTGVLQYSENAPRDKPFINNSFKCSNLNTDDIQNSLSQLCRAVSDTKGWWPTVQQMLRWCVLVLTENNKALELVGEEEDPCVRAMFVATQVFMGNKLDIVLGSDVHSHEQTKEWFDFYKHLGISVNTNMNRTNPSPREVYEADIVYGTMDDFVSDYLQYGLEMMETGNPLLIRGFIIEQRGLSASHDLELSRIKENNALVFAAEILKSLMGNFHTEDMELRHRFIKGLFLVLHMNLNKRADADSKIITISQKCTGKELPPNEVYILTILENLLKELTEETESEKNRASLGGKLCLESLFACAVEFQDSKEQIKELVSNLVAQQLWSPVEALNLFGALADHHHDKDCVSIIRILHLIETYQVSSDWTDEKNQFLLQLLNSSETESLIQHLEKTFRDEKEKSVDCLFDEIRQMKNIDEQTLEKSSSIVKTVINLIESGGIKKHTNVQRAKDLSHSTDTVDLQEILAVLCNAVYQCYAKGNWWPRATQMISWCLLALSDTGKLLEMGTGEGKSCVIAMFAALRALRGEKVDVVSSSSLLCERDVKEWSEFYKYFGITVDTNTDKTDDKDRKQCYQKDVVYGTIEAFAADHLRQIFEMKDVRTDRSFQCIIIDEVDSLMLDQGVQMTYLSSPMVSMQHLNVILVMIWSHVSQYGFLSTGYQTFVQGPPASFFKAIFDSIDTEEINDPIDILCIAEESKIVPEGFTEDFCKSGKDELKDELKDELKDEFKDELLKKLKTVSQDAMVNFFHEIEDYVPYGFTVYTLDENGLLCLKKASPYNKQDTPDLTFLVLEEGLCCPLYCSEETLIKPIAELISERIQYTPCTNNKNKISIPGFLRNLIEKKLSVWVQNAFLAKGLRQGREYVIENDSVCPVDFRSTGMVELSKKWGDGLQQFVEIKHQIKLSTVSTVTNYISNISFFEKYHGKIYGTTGTLGSETDMLYLQELYPDLSACKMPTFNRKKLFEVTGSLKTSTEEWKSEIKRVVKAQISQNSYREGRAALVICETINTAEELYEELKSIIPGKIFLYSRSDKDKIDTTLDPGDVIVATNLAGRGTDIKVSEQVNNNGGLFVILSFLSDNTRVELQAFGRTARKGKPGSAQVIMTTDHLQESFRTVSSLDEAKKTRDRLAAERIQDTMNDITEMKLREDLFSEYCETLQDIYRNTDGDEQRAVVAIMNEFWGIWLQTKSEEINLLKRNELQESLKADLSQAKTQSQSQTSPCSSIYHYIKFGNIALEEKQWDVSTKLFEKAMGQDGSWAAIAFYNHAYCTIKQMKENYLTKATDDLRKAQESLKYLSEECMVCLQFVKMSCADSANSNPTSLEKQLTTRCTMLSYFDKNISEAIEKLQVIKDKKEDATVNQSHLFSLVSSADDDLQAEADNLYHQGLVYVFSVEEKYRFPWGALVVLGLGVLQIVGGAVLTVCTVGILAQVGFGLIAEGISDCISAITSMVTGEFSWKSWAIEKAISISLSLIGFGVGKLIAKGTKLSKVMIKGFGNLKSMPKFLYSQAKDGLSVVTKAVFKGAEKYIRKKIVQECIMYGFGKAEEAVMTAILNGVKDKVKTRVVDNVKSNMEKEPLDALVDSIILSHLEDKQQCSDLLQHERNKATLLDIFRQLSNTAIKQFYTDLSWQHKLNASISTVIKKVKSELKDEKHAEVRMILTAIQATHMGLLGGHALITVSSLSNRFFSDFGEELNKFQKKKCSSEEVKRNELSESETKMLEEFKQHLVDTISASLADTLTEVFHQIFSSHIVSLAQGYVNGKISQYVRTGLNTERTKEKLRAGQNNRYIAYMSIKQKSSGSGEYSRSHAEKIRNNMTAGTILDIRVLSEATGSKVVILTEDSHGKLTKMQELSPSSKPVSQTVTLIYRPKSSQYPDGHYDVCINNQIVTVTSQGKSCLFKAFARGLKPEAGNEEITLKAGSLQSLEVDTLLEHPGQWEPFVKRKEWTDAIRGGDWYMAEGAGQRKIQITKEERQRILDNLVGEVCLYKDAIKNRNNNPGIGQVVNADHQPPVSSIMQAGKLDQNSKLAGAFLEVGTNSCPLDPNLIPYVKTSHGYNLPTVYVPAKMHRLCLSTKNPKFRESLAKTISQGDVVGTFKETILGSMPILKSDFTNNPESKAFDRKFKQSCNNMVHTWSELLKDKGVMTNDHLSTITDWINKEGYKNQNDPHRIKVLSFVNGKFKK